A single Methylomonas sp. AM2-LC DNA region contains:
- a CDS encoding multicopper oxidase domain-containing protein, with the protein MTTNNYPRRRFLQHSVLGTVLAAFPEFLLANDSKIKSRATLGFNADVEVDFTAQSAFVPVFSGGTQTQVQKFYASIRKGPENTLQTLPDNYLGPILHLQKGQKVRVYFTNKLSEPTIIHWHGLHVPQFSDGHPMYTINQGEQYIYEFEVLNRAGTSFYHSHAHELTAEQVYRGLAGLIVVSDTDEKKLELPRGEYDLPLVIQDRNFTANNQLQYLQSMPQRMMGFLGDHILVNGKPNAEFKVKSRAYRFRAVNGSNSRIYKLGWEDGTPLLAIGTDAGLLASPEQKPYIMLAPGERVDLWLDFSHRELGSKLVMYSLAFSGVMPTMYEHMFNHRNDENRGMHMQHSLAQGSQFPIATFTIIEKVGDSPALPEKLVPFQRLSIGAVDNVDTPIPIALSMQHMTPTLNGKTFSMDRVLDVERVALGSYKKISIFHDQQHVHGGMGMMRRRQSTDDNVQNRGGMGGMGGMGGMGGMGGMGGMMEMAHPIHLHGQQFQIIKRHTSDVNESAYNSVKYGFIENGWKDTVLVMPGEKVDIIKPFQDFKGLFLYHCHNLEHEDLGMMRQFLIS; encoded by the coding sequence ACGCAGATTTTTACAACACTCAGTATTAGGAACGGTATTAGCTGCTTTTCCTGAATTTTTGTTGGCAAATGACAGTAAAATAAAAAGTCGTGCCACTCTAGGTTTCAACGCTGATGTAGAAGTCGACTTTACAGCACAATCGGCATTTGTACCTGTTTTTAGCGGCGGAACACAAACTCAGGTGCAGAAGTTTTATGCCAGTATACGTAAAGGACCTGAGAATACTTTACAAACGTTACCTGACAATTATCTTGGACCTATTCTGCATCTGCAAAAAGGCCAGAAAGTCAGAGTGTATTTTACCAATAAATTATCTGAACCTACGATTATTCATTGGCACGGTTTGCACGTTCCGCAATTCAGTGATGGTCATCCTATGTACACTATTAATCAAGGTGAGCAGTACATCTATGAATTTGAAGTACTGAATCGGGCTGGCACCAGTTTTTATCATTCACATGCCCATGAATTAACTGCCGAACAGGTTTATAGAGGATTGGCAGGATTGATAGTCGTTAGTGATACAGATGAAAAAAAACTGGAGTTGCCGCGTGGTGAATATGATCTACCTCTAGTTATACAAGATCGAAATTTCACAGCGAATAACCAACTTCAATATTTACAGAGCATGCCGCAAAGAATGATGGGGTTTTTAGGTGACCATATTCTGGTTAATGGTAAACCGAATGCAGAATTCAAGGTAAAATCCAGAGCCTACCGTTTTCGTGCTGTCAATGGGTCTAACTCACGAATTTATAAACTGGGTTGGGAGGACGGAACGCCGTTGCTGGCTATAGGTACCGATGCAGGCTTACTGGCAAGTCCTGAGCAAAAACCCTATATCATGTTGGCTCCTGGTGAGCGAGTCGACTTGTGGCTAGATTTTAGTCATCGAGAGCTAGGTTCAAAACTTGTTATGTACAGTTTGGCGTTTTCTGGCGTTATGCCTACTATGTATGAACACATGTTCAATCATCGCAATGATGAGAATAGGGGGATGCATATGCAGCATAGCCTTGCTCAAGGTAGTCAATTTCCAATTGCTACCTTTACAATTATCGAAAAAGTAGGCGATTCACCTGCGCTACCTGAAAAACTGGTTCCTTTTCAACGTTTGAGTATAGGTGCGGTGGATAATGTCGATACGCCAATACCGATTGCACTTTCCATGCAACACATGACGCCCACTTTGAACGGCAAAACTTTTTCTATGGATAGAGTTTTAGATGTAGAGAGAGTTGCGTTAGGCTCATATAAGAAAATCAGTATTTTTCATGACCAACAACATGTTCATGGCGGCATGGGGATGATGCGTAGAAGACAAAGTACAGACGATAATGTTCAAAATAGAGGCGGTATGGGCGGTATGGGCGGTATGGGCGGTATGGGCGGTATGGGCGGTATGGGCGGTATGATGGAAATGGCTCATCCTATTCATTTACATGGGCAACAATTTCAAATCATTAAGCGTCATACTTCTGATGTAAACGAATCAGCTTATAACAGCGTAAAATATGGTTTCATTGAAAATGGCTGGAAAGATACTGTATTGGTAATGCCCGGAGAAAAAGTCGATATCATCAAACCTTTTCAGGATTTTAAAGGTTTGTTTTTGTATCATTGTCACAATCTTGAGCACGAAGATTTGGGTATGATGCGTCAATTTTTGATTAGTTAA
- a CDS encoding multicopper oxidase domain-containing protein has translation MHKINLAILCGTLLSIPHWALAANNLPASTNVKPGVAEEVCSEFTDPKWRDAQVIDGVEIQESRMCNPDNPADIAAFVKGTNGISMSTLMETQLAADAVTMSNDIDGDGDPDHYIIKLEIAELNGHSPDMREPTTTFDIAPGIQPTFWVYAPKTRDMSTLSLYEPVANPLLRAPSPVIRVEQNDIVWIVLENSHYLPHSIHLHGIDHPYMDHSGEGNDGVGQTGQMDVMPGTSKTYVIKPRQPGTMYYHCHVQPHTHIPMGLQGIFIVEENRPNNWPQVFNVGAGQVRHPSVAVLEKYSAEYDLHYQSVDKELHELARSANDPRLIARRLNQEYDTTEATDDYYMLNGRSFPYTIRESLINMEENKNVKLRVLNGHTDAFALHIHGHKPMVTHYDGVDNGPSSYIKRDVHGMVPAQRLDLSLSGVDDGLNSFGQGVWMFHDHVEKSFTTNGVGEGGDISLVVYKGFADERGIPKLHGMSLAPYFTKEFWQGKYPMWQDYDAWKSLGLPEIRAQKEKAFVPPPPPAKLSDNTTPVTAADQPSIFSQLIYGLVLGISAYLLFLNRQRILALFKK, from the coding sequence ATGCATAAAATTAATCTAGCCATTCTGTGCGGCACTTTGTTGTCGATACCACATTGGGCTTTAGCTGCCAATAATTTACCAGCATCAACCAACGTCAAGCCTGGCGTTGCCGAAGAAGTGTGTTCCGAATTTACTGACCCTAAATGGCGTGACGCCCAAGTCATTGATGGCGTGGAAATTCAGGAATCACGAATGTGTAATCCTGATAATCCGGCAGATATCGCTGCCTTTGTAAAAGGCACCAACGGCATTTCCATGTCCACTTTAATGGAAACCCAACTAGCCGCTGATGCGGTTACTATGAGCAATGATATTGATGGTGATGGTGACCCTGATCATTACATTATCAAGCTGGAAATTGCCGAACTTAACGGCCATTCACCGGATATGCGCGAACCAACCACTACTTTTGATATTGCTCCAGGCATCCAGCCCACATTCTGGGTATATGCCCCAAAAACTCGGGATATGTCTACTTTAAGCTTATATGAGCCGGTTGCCAATCCACTCCTGCGTGCACCTTCACCTGTCATTCGGGTTGAGCAAAACGATATTGTCTGGATAGTTTTGGAAAACAGTCATTATCTGCCACATTCCATCCATTTACACGGCATTGATCATCCTTACATGGATCACAGTGGTGAAGGAAACGACGGTGTGGGGCAAACAGGGCAAATGGATGTGATGCCTGGAACCAGCAAAACGTATGTGATCAAACCGCGCCAACCTGGCACCATGTATTATCACTGCCATGTACAGCCACATACTCATATACCTATGGGCTTACAAGGTATTTTTATTGTTGAAGAAAATCGGCCTAATAACTGGCCGCAAGTTTTCAACGTTGGTGCAGGTCAGGTACGCCACCCTTCAGTTGCAGTATTGGAAAAATACAGCGCTGAGTACGATTTACATTACCAATCCGTTGATAAAGAATTACATGAATTAGCCCGATCAGCCAATGATCCACGTCTAATAGCGCGACGTCTTAATCAAGAATATGACACCACCGAAGCGACAGATGATTATTACATGCTGAATGGTCGCTCATTTCCTTATACTATCAGAGAATCTCTGATTAACATGGAAGAAAACAAGAACGTTAAATTGCGCGTACTGAATGGACATACCGATGCATTTGCGTTGCATATTCACGGTCACAAACCCATGGTTACACATTACGATGGCGTCGATAACGGCCCATCGTCCTATATCAAACGCGATGTACATGGCATGGTACCCGCTCAGCGACTGGACTTGTCTCTAAGTGGTGTTGATGATGGCTTAAACAGTTTTGGACAAGGTGTCTGGATGTTTCATGACCATGTTGAAAAATCTTTTACCACCAACGGTGTGGGTGAGGGTGGCGACATAAGCCTCGTCGTTTATAAGGGTTTTGCCGATGAAAGAGGTATTCCAAAATTACACGGTATGAGCTTGGCTCCTTATTTCACCAAGGAATTCTGGCAAGGAAAATATCCGATGTGGCAGGATTACGATGCATGGAAAAGCTTGGGCTTGCCTGAAATAAGAGCTCAAAAAGAAAAGGCCTTCGTACCGCCACCCCCACCTGCAAAACTGAGTGATAATACGACGCCCGTAACGGCAGCTGATCAACCCTCTATATTTAGCCAGCTAATTTATGGCTTGGTTCTTGGCATTTCAGCTTATCTGTTATTTCTGAATCGCCAACGCATCTTGGCATTGTTTAAAAAATAG
- a CDS encoding glycosyl hydrolase family 17 protein, whose protein sequence is MHNVRLLFSIFLILLVHAFFSWYHNQPQDAGIDVPAGKLRSLSFAPFREGFSPLEEVSPLPEHIEEDIRLLADKTESIRTYSSLGGMEPTPELARKYGLSMIQGGWLGYSLTNNRKEVDALIKSANEHPDVVKRVMVGNEVLLRGDMDVDRLIGYIREVKRAVKQPVSYADVWSMYMKYPKLIQEVDFITIHILPYWEDEPIAVESASDHLEKIVKQVEDEARGIAPGKPILIGESGWPSTGRERGMALPSVVNAAKYIRGMIQIANHHGFDYNIVEAFNQPWKSNLEGVVGANWGLFSADRQAVFPLTGPVTENPNWLWHFLEATALWLLIVAIYFKKLVEMPMWRGALFLIMAQVLSVCLISLIHFLWYTSYSGWQRAYAILLIISNAYLGKLLLQRSHAILIGNGESLRLAEQLRTVYLFFIGLALYKTYGLAVNGRYLSFPVEQFLIPVIGLLSLMLFLAIQQRFDSRLLSFDQLTGGSLHTHRDRLIAYFLSFAVVAMLLGEIKAFMDGRDFIQAHPGFSEGLPVALLYTLHNQQLLSWLACLLVLSLAFWRNIDLKAKA, encoded by the coding sequence ATGCATAATGTTAGATTGTTATTTAGTATTTTTCTGATCCTATTAGTTCACGCATTTTTCAGTTGGTATCACAATCAGCCGCAAGATGCTGGAATAGATGTGCCTGCCGGTAAACTAAGAAGTCTGTCTTTTGCGCCTTTTAGGGAAGGATTTAGTCCGTTGGAGGAAGTTTCGCCCTTACCTGAGCATATAGAAGAAGATATACGCTTATTGGCAGATAAAACCGAAAGCATTCGTACTTATTCTAGCCTCGGAGGGATGGAACCTACTCCCGAACTTGCGCGTAAATATGGTCTAAGTATGATTCAAGGTGGTTGGTTAGGCTATAGTCTGACAAATAATCGCAAAGAAGTCGATGCGTTGATCAAATCTGCCAATGAGCATCCAGATGTGGTCAAACGAGTCATGGTCGGTAATGAGGTATTACTGCGCGGAGATATGGATGTAGATAGGTTGATTGGTTATATCCGCGAAGTAAAACGTGCTGTTAAACAACCGGTATCCTATGCTGATGTTTGGTCTATGTATATGAAATATCCCAAATTAATTCAAGAAGTTGATTTCATAACCATACATATTTTACCTTATTGGGAAGATGAGCCTATCGCTGTCGAATCTGCTTCAGATCATTTGGAAAAAATTGTTAAGCAGGTTGAAGACGAAGCGCGGGGAATTGCTCCTGGCAAACCCATTTTGATCGGTGAATCTGGCTGGCCAAGCACTGGGCGTGAACGAGGTATGGCTTTGCCCAGTGTAGTTAATGCGGCCAAATATATTCGGGGTATGATACAGATCGCAAATCATCATGGTTTTGATTATAACATTGTGGAGGCCTTCAATCAGCCTTGGAAAAGTAATCTGGAAGGCGTGGTTGGAGCCAATTGGGGTTTGTTTTCTGCTGACCGTCAAGCTGTTTTTCCGCTGACAGGCCCTGTTACTGAAAACCCAAATTGGTTATGGCATTTTCTGGAAGCGACGGCTTTATGGTTGTTGATTGTTGCTATCTATTTTAAAAAATTAGTAGAGATGCCGATGTGGCGGGGGGCTTTGTTTTTGATCATGGCTCAAGTGTTGAGCGTTTGCCTGATCAGTTTGATACATTTTCTTTGGTATACCAGTTATAGTGGCTGGCAGAGAGCCTATGCCATCCTGCTAATTATTAGCAATGCCTATTTGGGGAAGCTGTTACTGCAACGTAGTCATGCCATTTTAATCGGCAATGGTGAATCATTGAGACTTGCAGAGCAATTGCGAACAGTTTATTTATTTTTTATTGGCTTAGCGCTTTATAAAACCTATGGGCTGGCTGTTAATGGTCGCTATTTGAGTTTTCCAGTTGAACAGTTTTTGATACCGGTGATCGGTTTATTGAGCTTAATGTTATTTTTAGCTATACAACAACGCTTTGACAGTCGTTTGCTGAGTTTTGATCAACTCACAGGAGGCAGTTTACATACACATCGTGATCGGTTAATTGCTTATTTTCTGAGTTTTGCCGTTGTTGCCATGCTGTTAGGAGAAATTAAGGCTTTTATGGATGGTCGTGATTTTATCCAAGCTCATCCAGGGTTTTCTGAAGGTCTGCCAGTAGCACTACTGTATACTTTACATAATCAGCAATTGTTGTCTTGGTTGGCGTGTTTATTGGTGTTGTCATTGGCTTTCTGGCGGAATATTGATCTGAAAGCTAAAGCCTAA
- the lspA gene encoding signal peptidase II encodes MLKWLWISLLTLGFDQASKIAIDSHMQLYQSINLLPFFNLTYVHNTGAAFSFLSDAGGWQRWLFASLAVIMSGVIGVWLSRLQKHESFIAIALCLVLGGAVGNLIDRIAYGYVIDFIEVYYKSWHWPAFNIADSVICIGVGLMLLESFGIGRQKDLES; translated from the coding sequence ATGCTTAAATGGTTATGGATTTCTTTGTTGACTTTAGGTTTCGATCAAGCAAGTAAAATAGCTATAGATAGCCATATGCAGTTATATCAGTCTATCAATTTATTACCATTTTTTAATCTTACCTATGTTCATAATACAGGGGCCGCATTTAGTTTTTTGAGTGACGCAGGCGGCTGGCAAAGGTGGTTATTTGCCAGTTTGGCAGTGATAATGAGTGGCGTCATTGGGGTTTGGTTATCACGTTTGCAAAAACATGAGTCTTTTATAGCTATTGCCCTATGCTTGGTATTAGGCGGGGCTGTTGGAAATCTTATAGACAGAATTGCATACGGCTATGTAATCGATTTTATTGAAGTTTACTATAAATCCTGGCATTGGCCTGCTTTTAACATAGCAGACTCAGTGATCTGTATTGGCGTGGGCTTGATGTTGCTGGAAAGTTTTGGCATTGGTCGTCAAAAAGACCTGGAAAGCTAA
- the ileS gene encoding isoleucine--tRNA ligase gives MTLDYKQTLNLPNTEFAMKANLAQREPEMLKKWTDAQLYQKIRSHCLGRPKFILHDGPPYANGAIHIGHAVNKVLKDIIIKSKTLSGFDAPYIPGWDCHGLPIELMVEKSIGKAGVKVSPAQFRKECRAYAYKQVNIQKSEFIRLGVLGDWDNPYLTMDFSFEANIVRALGKIASKGHLSQGAKPVHWCTDCGSALAEAEVEYEEKHSPAIDVRFQVVDDHAFMACCHHAPEHEGKGPLSVVIWTTTPWTLPANQAVALNADLEYAIVQCDIEGRTERLLVAEQLLKEVVLRYGIGEHHIIGYCKGSALEHQLLHHPFYDRQVPIILGDHVTTDAGTGAVHTAPGHGQEDYVVGMKYNLPVDNPVGSNGVFLPNTELFAGLHVFSANDKVLEVLRERGKLIHHHALLHSYPHCWRHKTPIIFRATPQWFIAMDKQQLRDTALNEVKRVNWIPEWGQARIESMINNRPDWCISRQRTWGVPIAFFIHQETGELHPRTAEIIETVAKRIELKGIDAWFELDAAEIIGADAEHYQKMTDTLDVWFDSGVTHAAVLETREELRFPADLYLEGSDQHRGWFQSSLLTSVAMNDVAPYKEVLTHGFTVDADGKKMSKSKGNVVLPQTVMKSLGADVLRLWVAGTDYRGEMSVSEEILKRTSDAYRRIRNTARFLLSNLDGFDPAQHKVSSSDMLALDRWVIDKAWQLQEEIKEAYHLYQFQNIYQKILNFCTIDLGGFYLDIIKDRQYTAKKDCLARRSAQTAMYHVIEALVRWLAPITSFTSDEIWQAMPGERGESVFLETWYSELYPLDKEALITRATWETVMAVRTVVSKELEQLRSKAEIGSSLNANVELYCDTHYLTELNKLGNELHFVLITSNAAVSALEFCPDNAVNTELEGVKLMVGVSEYTKCVRCWHQRYDIGEHPDHPELCGRCVENVVGNGEERYYA, from the coding sequence ATGACCTTAGATTATAAACAAACCCTAAATCTTCCCAATACTGAGTTTGCCATGAAAGCCAATCTCGCTCAACGTGAGCCGGAAATGCTGAAAAAATGGACGGATGCACAGTTGTATCAAAAAATTCGTAGCCATTGCCTTGGCCGACCCAAGTTTATTTTACATGATGGCCCTCCTTATGCGAATGGCGCTATTCATATTGGCCATGCTGTCAACAAAGTTCTTAAAGACATTATCATTAAATCTAAAACTCTGAGCGGCTTTGATGCACCTTACATCCCTGGCTGGGATTGTCACGGTTTACCTATAGAACTAATGGTAGAAAAATCAATAGGTAAAGCAGGCGTCAAAGTAAGCCCGGCACAGTTTAGAAAAGAATGCCGTGCTTATGCATATAAACAGGTCAATATTCAAAAATCCGAGTTTATACGTCTGGGTGTGTTGGGTGATTGGGACAATCCTTATTTAACCATGGACTTTTCTTTTGAAGCTAACATAGTGCGCGCACTCGGCAAAATTGCTAGCAAAGGTCATCTTAGCCAAGGCGCTAAACCTGTGCATTGGTGTACTGATTGCGGTTCTGCGTTGGCCGAAGCCGAAGTCGAATACGAAGAAAAACATTCTCCAGCTATTGATGTACGTTTTCAAGTAGTTGATGATCATGCTTTTATGGCTTGTTGTCATCATGCTCCCGAGCATGAAGGTAAAGGCCCCTTATCTGTAGTAATTTGGACAACTACTCCATGGACCTTACCGGCCAATCAAGCTGTCGCACTCAATGCAGACTTGGAGTATGCCATTGTACAATGCGATATTGAAGGTCGAACCGAGCGATTATTAGTTGCTGAGCAATTATTGAAAGAGGTGGTACTGCGCTATGGAATAGGTGAGCATCATATTATTGGTTACTGTAAAGGCAGTGCCTTAGAGCATCAATTGTTACATCACCCTTTTTACGATCGCCAAGTACCTATTATACTCGGCGACCATGTGACAACAGATGCAGGTACCGGCGCAGTACATACCGCACCTGGTCATGGCCAAGAAGATTATGTAGTGGGTATGAAATACAATTTACCGGTCGATAACCCAGTGGGTAGCAATGGTGTATTTCTACCCAATACTGAATTGTTTGCTGGCTTACACGTATTTAGCGCCAATGATAAAGTTTTAGAGGTACTGCGTGAGCGCGGAAAACTGATACATCACCATGCGTTGTTACATAGTTACCCCCATTGTTGGCGACATAAAACACCTATTATTTTTCGCGCAACTCCACAATGGTTTATTGCTATGGACAAGCAACAGCTACGTGATACCGCGCTTAATGAAGTTAAGCGGGTAAACTGGATACCCGAATGGGGACAGGCACGTATCGAAAGCATGATAAATAACCGCCCAGATTGGTGCATTTCCAGACAACGTACCTGGGGGGTACCGATTGCGTTTTTTATTCATCAAGAAACAGGTGAATTGCATCCACGCACGGCAGAAATAATAGAAACTGTCGCTAAACGTATTGAATTAAAAGGCATTGATGCTTGGTTCGAACTAGATGCAGCAGAAATTATTGGTGCGGACGCTGAACATTATCAAAAAATGACGGATACGCTGGATGTGTGGTTTGATTCGGGCGTCACGCATGCCGCGGTACTTGAAACTCGTGAAGAATTACGTTTTCCTGCCGATTTATATTTGGAAGGTTCAGATCAACATCGAGGCTGGTTTCAATCGTCACTGTTAACCTCTGTGGCCATGAATGATGTCGCTCCTTATAAAGAAGTTTTGACACATGGCTTTACCGTGGATGCCGATGGCAAAAAAATGTCAAAATCTAAAGGCAACGTAGTGTTACCACAAACTGTCATGAAATCGCTAGGTGCAGATGTGCTGCGTTTATGGGTGGCAGGCACAGATTACCGCGGCGAAATGTCTGTCTCTGAAGAAATTTTAAAACGCACCTCGGATGCTTATCGGCGTATACGTAATACAGCGCGGTTTTTACTGTCCAATTTGGACGGCTTTGATCCTGCACAGCATAAGGTTTCTTCTAGTGATATGTTGGCTCTTGATAGATGGGTCATTGATAAAGCTTGGCAATTACAAGAAGAGATTAAAGAAGCCTACCATCTTTACCAATTCCAAAATATATATCAAAAAATACTGAATTTTTGTACTATCGATTTAGGTGGTTTTTACCTGGATATTATTAAAGATCGTCAATATACAGCGAAAAAAGATTGTTTAGCTCGGCGTTCCGCGCAAACTGCAATGTATCATGTAATTGAAGCATTAGTGCGTTGGCTAGCACCGATCACCAGTTTCACATCAGATGAAATCTGGCAAGCAATGCCTGGAGAACGTGGCGAATCAGTATTTTTGGAAACTTGGTATAGCGAACTATACCCTTTGGATAAAGAAGCATTAATTACTCGCGCTACTTGGGAGACTGTCATGGCAGTTCGTACGGTAGTTAGCAAAGAACTTGAACAATTGCGCAGTAAAGCAGAAATAGGCTCCTCGCTCAATGCTAACGTAGAATTGTATTGCGATACGCATTATCTGACAGAGCTAAATAAACTTGGCAACGAACTGCATTTTGTATTGATCACTTCAAATGCAGCTGTTTCCGCGTTGGAGTTTTGTCCGGACAATGCAGTCAACACAGAGTTGGAGGGTGTTAAATTAATGGTGGGCGTTTCTGAATATACAAAATGCGTACGCTGTTGGCATCAACGCTATGATATTGGAGAGCATCCTGATCACCCTGAATTATGCGGACGCTGTGTAGAAAATGTGGTTGGAAACGGTGAGGAGCGTTACTATGCTTAA
- a CDS encoding RMD1 family protein: MSQNRAIKHCLTVCLAQSFRYTELREKLLDSTRAQVFRNALIIDYKGGCAIIFSYGVVVHWNINLDDRRALQILLLEYAVKPDLNPQEDNFSYELGCEHNRFQYDHIELQSGDFKVLLAMSHALAQSIKLAAFEGHAIDTIHATSHLPESLAREGKIKLNRKAMAKIRGQLFLTKSDIILNYDLLDTPEFFWEHPEYQSIYSMAANYLEITQRTDVLSKKLETIHELLEMLADEQKHLHSSVLEWIIIWLIAVEIGMSIFSKLMK, translated from the coding sequence ATGTCACAGAATCGAGCCATAAAACATTGCCTGACAGTTTGTCTTGCACAATCTTTCCGCTACACCGAACTACGAGAAAAATTGCTGGATAGTACTAGAGCTCAAGTATTTAGAAATGCGTTGATCATTGATTATAAAGGCGGATGCGCTATCATTTTTTCCTATGGTGTAGTCGTACACTGGAACATTAACCTTGATGATAGACGTGCATTGCAAATTTTATTATTAGAATATGCGGTTAAACCGGATTTGAATCCACAAGAAGATAATTTCAGTTACGAACTAGGTTGTGAGCATAATCGCTTTCAATATGATCATATTGAATTACAGTCCGGCGACTTTAAAGTTTTATTGGCCATGTCACATGCCTTGGCTCAATCGATTAAATTGGCTGCATTTGAAGGGCATGCTATTGATACCATACACGCAACTAGCCATTTACCTGAATCTTTAGCCCGCGAAGGAAAAATAAAACTCAACCGCAAGGCTATGGCTAAAATTCGCGGACAGCTATTTTTAACAAAAAGCGATATTATTCTAAATTACGATTTATTGGATACACCAGAATTCTTTTGGGAACACCCTGAGTATCAGAGCATTTATTCAATGGCTGCTAATTATCTGGAAATAACCCAACGTACTGATGTATTATCAAAAAAACTTGAAACCATACATGAACTCCTGGAAATGCTGGCCGACGAGCAAAAACATCTGCATTCTTCTGTACTAGAATGGATCATCATTTGGCTAATTGCTGTTGAAATTGGCATGTCAATTTTCAGCAAGTTAATGAAATAG
- a CDS encoding asparaginase domain-containing protein, translating into MKNILLAFTGGTIGSKVADNFIDTNPQAGFKLLEMFAELDTDPLSINFKTIQPLQILSENLHPQHWQQIIAAIEAEQPNQFDGIILTHGTDTLAFSAAALGLYFNQLQIPMLLVSSDLPLENPLANGWSNFHCAIEFIRRIPQPGVFVAYQNQGQLPTIYQATRLASCLQLSSDFIGIQSQVFMHFDGCKFTPNASIQHSPQKPINLEAKFSARILLITPYPGIDYTQFKLDQLDAVIHDLYHSGTACISGLFGEEHNLLAFIKQCQAHQLPVYLAPAIQSENIYSSTKELLNAGAQIIWNMSLETAYAKLLLAYGNYADTEAIVDFLNTNIAGERI; encoded by the coding sequence ATGAAAAATATTTTATTGGCTTTCACAGGCGGTACTATAGGATCGAAAGTGGCCGACAACTTTATAGATACAAACCCGCAGGCAGGCTTTAAATTATTAGAAATGTTTGCGGAACTCGATACCGACCCACTGTCTATTAATTTTAAAACCATACAACCTTTACAAATTCTCAGCGAAAACCTACATCCCCAGCATTGGCAACAAATTATTGCAGCTATAGAGGCCGAACAGCCTAATCAATTCGATGGTATTATTCTGACACATGGCACCGATACGCTTGCATTTAGTGCCGCTGCACTGGGGCTGTATTTTAATCAACTACAAATTCCCATGCTGTTGGTTTCTAGTGATTTACCCCTGGAAAATCCACTAGCCAATGGTTGGTCTAATTTTCATTGTGCCATCGAATTTATTCGTCGAATACCCCAGCCCGGCGTATTTGTAGCCTATCAAAATCAAGGACAACTTCCAACCATTTATCAGGCAACTCGTCTGGCTTCCTGTTTACAACTAAGCAGTGATTTCATCGGCATCCAGTCCCAAGTTTTTATGCACTTCGATGGTTGCAAATTTACGCCAAATGCATCCATACAACATAGTCCGCAAAAACCGATCAACCTGGAGGCAAAGTTTTCAGCCCGTATTCTGTTAATCACACCATACCCAGGTATAGATTACACACAATTTAAATTAGATCAGCTTGATGCGGTAATACACGACCTTTACCATTCGGGTACTGCCTGCATTTCTGGCTTATTCGGTGAAGAACATAATCTTCTTGCCTTTATCAAGCAGTGTCAGGCACATCAATTACCTGTCTATCTAGCACCCGCAATCCAGTCGGAAAATATCTACAGTTCAACCAAAGAATTATTAAACGCTGGCGCACAAATAATATGGAATATGTCTCTGGAGACCGCCTATGCTAAATTACTATTAGCTTATGGTAATTATGCTGATACCGAAGCAATTGTTGATTTTTTAAATACCAACATTGCTGGGGAACGGATTTGA
- a CDS encoding dihydrofolate reductase → MKISLIVAMASNRAIGINGQMPWHLSADLKHFKKITLGSVVLMGRKTFESIGRPLPNRTNIIISNTIGYQPNGCLVFNDIDSALNHCADKPEVFVIGGATLYQAMLAQAHFLYLTEIHKHFAGDTFFPEIDKKNWRILHNQQIDDDSSVDFSYSFVKLERICEMGGCLGQTCL, encoded by the coding sequence ATGAAAATTTCACTGATTGTCGCCATGGCAAGTAATCGTGCTATTGGTATAAACGGACAAATGCCCTGGCATTTGTCTGCGGATTTAAAACATTTTAAAAAAATCACGTTAGGCTCAGTTGTTTTGATGGGCCGTAAAACTTTTGAGTCCATTGGGCGTCCTTTGCCTAACCGCACAAATATTATCATTAGCAATACAATCGGCTATCAACCGAACGGGTGCCTGGTTTTCAATGATATAGACAGTGCATTAAACCATTGTGCTGATAAACCCGAGGTGTTTGTGATAGGTGGAGCGACGCTATATCAGGCAATGTTAGCCCAAGCACATTTTTTGTATTTAACTGAGATACATAAGCACTTTGCTGGAGACACTTTTTTTCCTGAAATTGACAAGAAAAATTGGCGCATATTACATAATCAACAGATAGATGATGATTCAAGTGTTGATTTTTCATACAGTTTTGTAAAGTTAGAGCGTATCTGTGAAATGGGTGGATGTTTAGGTCAAACCTGTTTGTAA